ACAACGTGAGAATGATTTAGTACTGGGAACACATGGTCGCTCGATTATTGTTATTGATGACTACAGTGCACTGCGTGGCTTATCTGAAGATTCTTTCAAAGCACCATTAAAGCTTTTAAGTGTTTCTGATGGTCAGCAGTATGTGACTAACCGTGCACCATCATCACGTTTCTGGGGTGACGCCGCTTATGTTGGCGAAAACGAAGTCTATGGCGCTACGCTGACCATCATGACATCAGGCGAACATTTAATACATCCGGATGAAGATAAAGAAAAAGCGCGTCAGTTAAATAAAGCGGAGAAAGCAAAAGCAGAAAAAGCCAAAGCAGATAAAAACTCCGCTGCTAAAAAAGCTGATGATAAGAAACCTGCACTTTCAGATAAAGCTCGTATTACGGTTAAAAACAGTCAAGGTGAAGTGGTCCGAACATTTGTCAGCAAAATCAAACAAGGTATAAATCGTATTGCATGGGGTTTAGAGTCTGATGGCGCGTTAGATATGCCTGGCGACGAACCTGAAGAAGACAAAGATATTTTAGCTGCTGGCCCTGAAGTTGTACCCGGTACTTATAGCATCACGGTTAAATTAAACCATCATGAATTTGAAACCACAGCACAGGTATTAAAAGATCCACGCTTTAATGTTTCTACGCAAGATTTAACTGCGAGTTATAATTTACAGCATCAAGCCGTAGACATGTATTCAACGCTCACCAAAGCGGCTCATGCCTTAGTGGATAGTAAAAAAGATGTTGAGTTAATCAAAGCGATGGCTGATAAAGCGTTAGGAAAATTAGCCGATGATAAAAGCAAAGCAACAAGTACAGAAAAAATGCTTAGCACCAGTGCAGATGCTTTAATTAAAAAAATTGCAGAGCTAGATAAAAGCTTACGCTCTATTCCTAAAACCAATGGCATTGTTGATGAAAGCTATAAAGTAAGCTCTAAAATATTTATCGCTTGGGGCTATGCTGGCAGTCGCTACGGTAAACCTTCACCCACAGCTGAACTTTACTTAGCGCAAGGTAAAGCTGCATTGAAAAAAGGAATAGACGAAGTTAACCATTTCTTAGCGCAAGATATTGCCGAGTTTAAACAGCAATATCAGCAATCGGGATTAGGTTTACTCACTACTGCTGCACCCATCGAGTATTAACAAGTTTTCGTTTAAGAACGTGTAATTAAAAAAGGAAGCTTTTATGCTTCCTTTTTTTATACCTTTAACAACATGCTAACAACTAATCTAAAGCCTCAAGGTCGGGTTTAACGTGCTAGAAACAGTATGAAATAATCACCATTAAAAACCTTAACTGTGAATAAAAAATACTGCTATGATATCGCGTTATTTTATGAATTATTTGAGCGCTGTTTTGGAAATCATTGTTGTAATCGCAGTTTTATTCTTAGTTTGGCTAATTTGGCAGTTAATGCGTGCTAAGCATTTCACCCAATTTAAACAGCAAATCAAACGAGAATTAACACCCAAAGTTATTGATAGTATTATTGAAGAAATGGCACAAACTCGTTGCGATGAGCTCCCTAATACTCAAGTTCATCAGGAAGCCACAATTACCTATTGGAGTGCTTGCACTGCACGAACGTTACAAGCTGCCTTGATGCGTGAGATTATTGATGAGCAATGGTTAAAAGAGACAGGGAATTTACGTAATAGTCAGCACTTGTTCCATATTGAGCGCGATAAATTACACCGATAACGGCCAGCAACAATGGCAACAACTGCTAGATTTAGCATTAAAGTAAAGGTGGCGTTAACATAGCGTTTACCACCTTACTGATATAGATAAATTATTTTTTAATTTAGCTGATACGACTGAACTGTAGATCCCAAACGCCATGGCCTAAGTTTTGACCGCGGTCTTCAAACTTAGTTAATGGACGAGAATCAGGGCGCGGCACATAATCATTGTTTTCAGATAAGTTGTTAAAGCCTGGCGCAGATGTCATGTCTTCTAACATACATTCTGCGTAATTTTCCCAGTCAGTAGCCATGTGGAACACACCACCAACTTTAAGCTTTTCACGTATAGCTTCAACAAAACTAGCTTGCACGATACGACGTTTATGATGCTTCTTTTTATGCCAAGGATCAGGGAAAAACAACTGAACCGTTGTTAAACACTCGGCAGGAATACAATCGGCTAACACTTCAATAGCATCGTGCTCATACACTTTAAGGTTATTAACACCTTCTTCTTGCGCTAAGCCAATACAAGCACCAACGCCAGGACGGTGAACTTCAACACCAATAAAGTTAAGCTCAGGGGCATTTTTAGCCATTTCAACTAACGACTTACCCATACCAAAGCCAATTTCGAGTACAACCGGGTTATTATTGCCAAACAAAGCACTAGGATCAATTAAACCACTTTCATGGTTCAACCCCATGGTGTCCCAAAATTGCTCTAAAGCTTTTGCTTGACCATTAGTAAGGCGACCTTCACGTTTAACGAAGCTGCGTACCTTTCTAATGTACTTGCCTTCTTGCTCTGCTTGTTCAACGGTTTTGTGGCTTCTATCTATCATAATGCTATCTATTATTTAGTTGCTTCATCGAAATTAGGGCGCATATTATCCTTGTTTACTGACTGAAATTCAATCTCGGCATAACGCCTCACAAGAACTAATTTAACACCCGTATATATTTTATGGCTTAAACGAGTTTACTAAAGGCTACTCTGCCCACCAAACGTCGTATAATGGACCAACAGTAACTGAGCTTGCGCCGTTATCTGTTAACCATTTCTCAACTAATTGGCGGTGTTCTTCAGTACATTTACCTAATTGTTGAGTACAAATAAGACCATGCCATAAAGTATCACCTTCACCACCGAAACCTAAACCGTTTGGATCAATAGCTTCGTCGAAAAATTTCGTTAAAAATGCATCAACTGACTCATTGTCAGTGCCATCATCAAGTTTCCAAGCAATATCGAAACCTAATTCTTGAAACTCATCAACACGTAATTTTTTACGTAAACGATTACTACGGTTTTTTGCATCTATTTTCATTTTTAATTCCTTACGACTTGGCTCAAGCCAAACCTTATTTTTATTAACACTTACTCTGTGCGAGAGGATAGTGGCAATAGAAATTTTTGCAATGAAAATCTCAGCTTTATTCGCTACACTGTCGCCATTATGACAAATAAAACCACTATATCAGCCAAATCTGCGCAACAATTTAGCGACCAAGTATTATCATGGTTTCAGTTGCAAGGCAGAAAACACTTGCCATGGCAGCAAGATAAAACCCCTTATCGGGTATGGATTTCCGAAATTATGTTACAGCAAACGCAAGTAGCAACGGTTATTCCTTACTATTTAAGATTTATGGAAAGCTTTCCTAATATTATTGATTTAGCCAATGCTGATGAAGATACTGTACTTCATCATTGGACAGGTTTGGGTTACTACGCACGAGCACGAAACCTGCACAAAACCGCTAAAATAATACGTGACGACTATCACGGAAAATTTCCTGAAAATATTGACGACGTTATCGCACTAGCCGGTATTGGCCGTTCAACCGCTGGAGCCATATTAAGTTTAGCGTTAAATAAACACCACGCGATTTTAGACGGCAATGTAAAACGCGTTCTAGCGCGCTGCTATAAAGTACAAGGCCATGCAGGCCAAGCTATATATGAAAAGACCTTATGGCCAATCACTGAAACACTAACGCCCAAGACTGGTGTGGCGCAATTTAATCAAGCCATGATGGACTTAGGCGCGATGGTTTGTACGCGCTCTAAACCTAAATGTGATATTTGCCCTATTAATACTAGCTGTTTAGCCAACGCCAGCAACGAGCAAGCAAGCTATCCACAAAAAAAACCGAAAAAAACCATTCCTGAAAAGCACACCATCATGGTTATTCCTCGCATTGAGCAACAAATTTTAATGGAAAAGCGCCCTCCTGCAGGTATATGGGGCGGTTTATGGTGCTTTTTGGAGTTATCAGATATTAGCGAATTGCCTGACTTGTTAACCAAGTTAAACCTAAAGCAAACCACCACCTTCGCTTTAGACAAATTTCGACATACCTTTAGCCACTTTCATCTCGACATAGAAGCTATAGTTGTAGATTGTGAAATGCTACCGGTAAAAGAAATTAGCGAAAATAGCACTTTGCAATGGTACAATTTAGCCACAGTAGCGTCAGTGGGCTTAGCCGCATCAACGCAAAAACTCATTAAACAGCTTGAACAATTACCTGTTTAACTAACTTATACATACAAATACATTAGCCAAAAAGAGAATTAATTATGAGCCGTACCGTTTTTTGCCAAAATTTACAAAAAGAAGCCGAAGGCCTTGGTTTTCAACTTTATCCGGGCGAAATTGGCAAACGTATTTTTGATAACATTTCTAAAGAAGCTTGGGGGCTTTGGCAAAAGAAGCAAACCATGCTGATTAACGAAAAGAAAATGAACATGATGAACCCTGACGATCGCGCATTTTTAGAAACAGCCATGGTTGCTTATCTTTTCGAAGGTAAAGAACCTGACATTGAAGGCTATACACCAGAGAAAAAATAAAATTCGAATAGCAAATTTCAAAAACAAAAAAAACGGTAAATTATTTATCGTTTTTTTTTGCCCGCATCAACAAGAAACAATGAAAAAGCTCAATTACCGCAATTTTTGTTATTTTAATTTAATAAATTATTAATAATTAGGCGAGTAATTCCCACATATCACTTATGACTTTTTCACAGTGAATAGAAAAATTTTCAGCGAATAAATAGAAAAACTTGGCCATATTGCTCCATAAAAGCACAATACGTAGAAAAAAACGGCAAACAAACATTTATTTAAAAAAAAGGGTTGACGGGGTAAACGAAAAACAGTTTAATACGCCCCGTCTTCAAGGCACAGCCAAGAAGACAATGTACAGAGCAATCATTATGATTGTTAATGTGCCTCGATAGCTCAGTCGGTAGAGCAGAGGATTGAAAATCCTCGTGTCCCTGGTTCGATTCCGGGTCGAGGCACCATTTACACTTTTAGCTTTTAATTAAGTTAACTGTAGAATCAACAAGTTCCGATGTTGATTCGGTGCCAAGATAGTTAGTTCATAGAACATAATTATCGCACACGTTTTCGTGTGCCGACTTAGCTCAGTTGGTAGAGCAACTGACTTGTAATCAGTAGGTCGCCAGTTCGACTCCGGCAGTCGGCACCATTCATAACGAAGCCTCAACAGCAATGTTGAGGCTTTTTTATTGCCTCAATAAAAAAGCCTCTGATTGCACCTTGATTAGTTCAGTCTGTATAAAAACGTAAAAGACATGATTGGTTTGATATGTGCGCTAGCTTGTACTTATCTTTTTACATACCTTATAATATTGACAGTTTTTATAATGTAAAAATGAGCACTCTATTGTTAACGAAGTACATCACAGCTTTGATATTTGTATTGTCAATTGCACAAATTGATATAGCTTATGGTGCTGAAGATAAATTTCTTACCATGTGTGTTTCGCATTTTCCACCTCACCAAATAGTATTGCCAGGCCAAACACCTATCGGCGAAAACATTGCAGCAACAACTTATCTATTTAATAAACTCGGTTATAAAGTACTATTTACTGAGAATAATACCATTTGGCGTTGTTTAGGTATGTTAAAAGCAGGCAAAGTGGATATTATGTCGGGTCTGTTAGACTCACCTGAGCGCCGAAATTTCGCTCATTTACTGGTTTATAGTTCATTACATAAAAAATCTTTTTATGTAAAAGAAGGCGGACCAACCATTAGTGGCTTTGCTGACCTTAAAGGTTTAAAAATAGCGGTTTTAAAAGAAATAAAGCAGTTTGAAAAGTTTGACAATGCGCCTGATACTTTTTTTGAAAAAGTGTATGTTAATGATATGGCGGCTGCCTTTCGGGTTTTAGTAGCAGGGAAAGTTGATGTGGTCATATCGACTGACTTTAACGATTTAGATAAATATATCCCTCCTAATAATCATGAAATTAGAGAAATCACAGTCACTTTAGATGATGCTTCATTCTTATTTATCGCTCTATCAAAAAAATCTAAAATTGCCCATTTAGCTAAAGATTTCACACAATTATCACAAGAACTTTATTCAAATAATGAATTTAAGCATGTTATTAATGATTTTAGAATAAAACACCCTGAGCACTACAGGCCTGCGTTCTAAGCTCAAGATAAACTAAGAAATTAAACTACAGACTCTGCTGAAGTTAGCCGGTTTATCGATGAAACCTACCGATTGAAATAGTGCTATAAAAATAGTTTAAAGTTCGGTACTTATATACTTAACAACATCTTCATTTGGCTCTAAAATATAAAACGCCCAATGGAGTGTCTCAGGCGTTATAAATCAATGTATCACCAATACTAGCTCGGTTTAAGCTAAGCTAAGCTAAGCTAGTATTATGATAAGTTAAGCCATTAAATTTTTGAATTCTTGTACAAGAAAGAAAACAATTTCAATACCGATCAATACGATAATAATCCATTCTAAAAATGAAGAGTGTTGATGTTTTTGTTCTTCAGCTAGCACCTCAAATAACTCATTAATCGTTGAAAGTTTTTTAGACAATAAATCTACGCGCTGGCGTATATCCATGTAGCGAGCCATACGTTCATAAATGGCTTCATATTCAGGATATTCCCAAAAAAAATCGGGAGTATCTAATAAACCATAATGGAGAATAATGTCGCTTTTCGTGCTTAGTAACGTCCCTCTAATTTTAGCGATTTCTTTCTGACTGATAGATATTTTGCCAAACTTAGCTAACTCTTCTGGAATATGTGAATAGTTTTTTATCGAATTTTGCGCTTGAACTTCGTACTCCATAAGCTTGCTCGATTGCGCTAAAGCATGGCTTATTGCTAAACGCATTAAAGGATCATGGTCTGGCAACGAAATAACATCTTTTTTTATCATTAATTCGTTAGCAAAAGTGAAACTTAAATGTTCTTCGATTTGTTCAAAATGTGTTGTATTGTCTTTTTTTAGGCTGCTGATTAAAGCTTGGCGCGCAGTTTTATCTACCGCCCAAAATACCACTACGCCATAATCAAACAACCAATACTCTCCAGTTGCTACAACTATTTGCACTGCATCTCTATAACGGGTTCCACCTTCAAAAAAACGTTTGTTTATATTCGAATTCGCTGATGAAAAATCATCACCAAAGTTGTAAACAGATAACTTATTATCACTAAATTCGATGTTGTTATCTCTCATTACTTGTTCCATGGGTACTCATTAAATTTCGGTGTTATCACTGTATGAATATTTTTCAAGACTAGCTACATTAGCTTGTCTCAATTAATTGCCTTTATATTATTTTTCATTCTACTTTTCATTCCTAACTAACTTTAATTTCAAGCCTTTTATTTATGAAACGTTTATTGTTTCACTTAGAAATGCAATTGTTAGAATAGGTTCTGCTGCTTAAGTTTTTCTTTATTTACCTTACCTAGCAACAAGAGAAATTCTCATCAAAGTAAAAAATTCGGCTGATTCTGCGCTTTTATTTTCAAAGTTCAATATCAATTTTTTAATCAACTTAACAAAAAATATTGATGCATTTAATCATGTTATCTACAAAGACAAATCGATAGCATTTACAACCACTTATAATAAAAAAAGGAATATTAGAACAAATAATTAAGTGGTAAGCTGCAAGGTGGGCGTTAAAAAATATGTGGCGATTGACCATCTCATCAATTTTTAGCCATTAAGATGTAAATTTGAAAAGAAATAACGAAGGGTAAAGCGATCTTTTTTCCTATCGCCGTGATATAAAAAAAGCCCTAACCAAAGTTAGCGCTTTTTGTATAATCAGCATATAAGTAAACCATTTTAACTAATGAGTTACTTTTTACGGCCGACAGTTCTACATAGCTTTCAACGCTTTTATACGATCATCTAATGGCGGATGTGTCGCAAACAATTGACTAAATGATGATTTAGTATTGATACCAAACGCCATCATAGAACCTTCCAAATGACTTTCTTGACTGCGTTTAAGTCGCTCTAAAGCACCGATCATTGCGCCAGTGCCTGCTAATTTAGCGCCACCAATATCCGCGCGGAATTCTCTTTTTCGAGAAAACCAAGCAACAATCGTACTGGCAAGTACGCCTAATAGCATTTCTAACACGAAAACAATGCCGAAATAAGCAAAACCTCCTAAGCCTGAACCATTTGAATTATTGCTCCGAGTGGCATTGTCAATAAGTCCTGCGATTACGCGTGCTAAGAAAATAACGAAGGTATTCACCACACCTTGTACTAAGGTAAGCGTTACCATGTCACCGTTAGCCACATGGCTGATTTCGTGCCCAATAACCGCTTCAGCTTCTTCTTGTGTCATATGTGCTAGTAAGCCTGTGCTAACGGCAACTAAGGCATTATTCTTGTTAGCGCCAGTTGCAAAGGCATTCATATCGGGTGATTCAAAAATAGCCACTTCAGGCATGCCAATTTTAGCTTGTTGGGCATAACGTTTAACAGTTTCAAGTAACCATTTTTCAGTGTTGTTTTTCGGCTGTTCAATGACATAAGCCCCCACTGAACGCTTTGCCATCCACTTCGACATTAGCAATGAAATAAATGAGCCACCAAAACCAAACACACTTGCCATAACAAGCAAGCCGCCCATACCTTGGCGATCAATGCCAAATACTGACATTAGAATGCTCATGGTAATACTTAACACAACCATTATGGCTAAGTTAGTTAATAAGAATAAGACTATACGCTGCATGTTTAACTCCAAGTAATTGATCGCAACAATGACATAATATGTCTAAATAGTATTTAATCAATACTTTTTTTGTGTTTATTTGTGTACGTTTTTTTAAATTTCAATACTAAAGTCTGCGGGTTTATCCGCTTTAAAATCAATAAAAACGAACGTTAGCGCCATTATCAACAATAGCTTTTATTATTTAACGATAGAAAAAGCATTCATTCATATTTTTTGTCAAATCAATGAATTTAATCTCCATATTTACTATAGTAGAAGATAACTTTTGTTAATTAAGAGCAGCTATGAATATATTCTTAAAATCCTTCGCTATCATTATGTTAATCATTGTTCTATTAATTGTCGTTGCCACACAATTAATATCAACCGAGGACATAGTTAACCAAGTAAGTACTAACGTTGAACAGTCAACAGGCAGAGTGTTAACCGTTAATGGTGAACAAAGTTTAAGTGTATTTCCTTCGCTAACTTTAGTGTTAAACGATGTGCAATTTTCAAATGTAGCAGGTGGCTCTAAACCAAATATGGCTAGCATTAACGAATTACTGATCCATATCCCTTGGTTTTCAGTGTTTTCTGGTGAATTAGCCATTGAAAAATTTGTTATTAATGATCCCGATATTCTATTAGAAAAAAATGCTGATGGTTCAGTTAATTGGCAGTTTTCAACCTTGGCTAATACAAGCGGTGACGCTGAAAACGATACAACAAAATCACCGACTAATGATAAGTCCGTTACTTTGCCTGACGGTTTTGATATTAGTCTGGGTCAAGTAGAAATTAATGGTGGCAAGCTCACCTTTATTGATCATCAAAGTATAGAAACAAAAATAATTGATCAGCTAGATTTAGCCATAACTATGCCGTCTTTAAGACAAGCCTTAAACTTGTCAGGCAGTTTAAGGTACATGGCGCAAACCCTTGAGCTTGAATCAATTATAACCTCGCCGGCAAAAGCCATTAATAACCAACCTTTCACCGTCGAGTTGAACTTAACATCGGCGTTAGTAAAATTAAATTATCAAGGTGAAGTGGTACAACAAGGCGAAGAGTTAAATGGTAAATTATCACTTTCAGGAGATTCGGTTAAAGCGTTATTAAACTGGCAGAATATTGCTTTGGTTGCTAAAGATGAAGCTTTTAACAAATTCTCCTTGAGTACCAATATGGGCTTTGTTAACAATAAACTCACCCTTAATAAATTAATAGTGAGTTTAGACGAATTAGAGTTTAAAGGCTCTACTGCAATTACCTTATCTGAGCCGCTTAACATTTCGAGTAATATCGACTTGGGCATACTCGATCTTAACCCTTATTTACCTGAACCTAGCTCAGAAACTGAAACAACATCAACGGATGACCAAGCTAGCCAGCCAATAGTCTGGGATAATACCGAGCTTGATTTATCCGTATTAAGGTCACTAAATGC
The Colwellia sp. Arc7-D genome window above contains:
- the trmB gene encoding tRNA (guanosine(46)-N7)-methyltransferase TrmB, giving the protein MIDRSHKTVEQAEQEGKYIRKVRSFVKREGRLTNGQAKALEQFWDTMGLNHESGLIDPSALFGNNNPVVLEIGFGMGKSLVEMAKNAPELNFIGVEVHRPGVGACIGLAQEEGVNNLKVYEHDAIEVLADCIPAECLTTVQLFFPDPWHKKKHHKRRIVQASFVEAIREKLKVGGVFHMATDWENYAECMLEDMTSAPGFNNLSENNDYVPRPDSRPLTKFEDRGQNLGHGVWDLQFSRIS
- a CDS encoding YggL family protein — its product is MKIDAKNRSNRLRKKLRVDEFQELGFDIAWKLDDGTDNESVDAFLTKFFDEAIDPNGLGFGGEGDTLWHGLICTQQLGKCTEEHRQLVEKWLTDNGASSVTVGPLYDVWWAE
- the mutY gene encoding A/G-specific adenine glycosylase, translated to MTNKTTISAKSAQQFSDQVLSWFQLQGRKHLPWQQDKTPYRVWISEIMLQQTQVATVIPYYLRFMESFPNIIDLANADEDTVLHHWTGLGYYARARNLHKTAKIIRDDYHGKFPENIDDVIALAGIGRSTAGAILSLALNKHHAILDGNVKRVLARCYKVQGHAGQAIYEKTLWPITETLTPKTGVAQFNQAMMDLGAMVCTRSKPKCDICPINTSCLANASNEQASYPQKKPKKTIPEKHTIMVIPRIEQQILMEKRPPAGIWGGLWCFLELSDISELPDLLTKLNLKQTTTFALDKFRHTFSHFHLDIEAIVVDCEMLPVKEISENSTLQWYNLATVASVGLAASTQKLIKQLEQLPV
- a CDS encoding oxidative damage protection protein produces the protein MSRTVFCQNLQKEAEGLGFQLYPGEIGKRIFDNISKEAWGLWQKKQTMLINEKKMNMMNPDDRAFLETAMVAYLFEGKEPDIEGYTPEKK
- a CDS encoding transporter substrate-binding domain-containing protein — translated: MSTLLLTKYITALIFVLSIAQIDIAYGAEDKFLTMCVSHFPPHQIVLPGQTPIGENIAATTYLFNKLGYKVLFTENNTIWRCLGMLKAGKVDIMSGLLDSPERRNFAHLLVYSSLHKKSFYVKEGGPTISGFADLKGLKIAVLKEIKQFEKFDNAPDTFFEKVYVNDMAAAFRVLVAGKVDVVISTDFNDLDKYIPPNNHEIREITVTLDDASFLFIALSKKSKIAHLAKDFTQLSQELYSNNEFKHVINDFRIKHPEHYRPAF
- a CDS encoding RMD1 family protein is translated as MRDNNIEFSDNKLSVYNFGDDFSSANSNINKRFFEGGTRYRDAVQIVVATGEYWLFDYGVVVFWAVDKTARQALISSLKKDNTTHFEQIEEHLSFTFANELMIKKDVISLPDHDPLMRLAISHALAQSSKLMEYEVQAQNSIKNYSHIPEELAKFGKISISQKEIAKIRGTLLSTKSDIILHYGLLDTPDFFWEYPEYEAIYERMARYMDIRQRVDLLSKKLSTINELFEVLAEEQKHQHSSFLEWIIIVLIGIEIVFFLVQEFKNLMA
- the htpX gene encoding protease HtpX; amino-acid sequence: MQRIVLFLLTNLAIMVVLSITMSILMSVFGIDRQGMGGLLVMASVFGFGGSFISLLMSKWMAKRSVGAYVIEQPKNNTEKWLLETVKRYAQQAKIGMPEVAIFESPDMNAFATGANKNNALVAVSTGLLAHMTQEEAEAVIGHEISHVANGDMVTLTLVQGVVNTFVIFLARVIAGLIDNATRSNNSNGSGLGGFAYFGIVFVLEMLLGVLASTIVAWFSRKREFRADIGGAKLAGTGAMIGALERLKRSQESHLEGSMMAFGINTKSSFSQLFATHPPLDDRIKALKAM
- a CDS encoding AsmA family protein, encoding MNIFLKSFAIIMLIIVLLIVVATQLISTEDIVNQVSTNVEQSTGRVLTVNGEQSLSVFPSLTLVLNDVQFSNVAGGSKPNMASINELLIHIPWFSVFSGELAIEKFVINDPDILLEKNADGSVNWQFSTLANTSGDAENDTTKSPTNDKSVTLPDGFDISLGQVEINGGKLTFIDHQSIETKIIDQLDLAITMPSLRQALNLSGSLRYMAQTLELESIITSPAKAINNQPFTVELNLTSALVKLNYQGEVVQQGEELNGKLSLSGDSVKALLNWQNIALVAKDEAFNKFSLSTNMGFVNNKLTLNKLIVSLDELEFKGSTAITLSEPLNISSNIDLGILDLNPYLPEPSSETETTSTDDQASQPIVWDNTELDLSVLRSLNANISIKSSQLLIRDIKLGKNELALVLNKGVADVQLKSFQGYEGNGSGVIKLNANKKPYQINTKFDLANINAEPLLTDAAGFDKLIGKGQLAWDLSTQGISQREFIKQLNGHLDISFIDGAVKGVNLAAIAKSASNIMQGNLSAVSLDSDFSNADKTDFAALTGKFTLTNGVATTDNLSLNNPFIRISGTGDINLPETKVNLQIKSKVVASTQGQAAEATDSGIVIPIKITGPFHDIKIRPDVSSGAKDKLKDKVKDKVKDKLKGLFG